From one Pseudomonas sp. S35 genomic stretch:
- a CDS encoding OprD family porin, with the protein MSTFRPRQLLLATAVASLALPVVAEEHGFLEDASANLNLRNFFFNRNFTNPTKTQGGAQEWTQSFILDAKSGFTQGTVGFGVDVLGMYSLKLDGGRGTGGTQLLPLDHDGRPADEFGRLGVAFKARILKTELKVGEWMPVLPILRSDDGRSLPQTLRGGQVTSKEIDGLTLYGGQFRANSPRDDSSMSDMSMTGKTAFTSDRFNFQGGEYAFNDKRTQVGLWNAQLKDIYSQQYVNLIHSQPLGDWTLGANLGYFYGKEDGSARAGDLDNKTWSGLFSAKYGGNTFYVGLQKLTGNNAWMRVNGTSGGTLANDSYNSSYDNAQEKSWQVRHDYNFAALGVPGLTLMNRYISGSNVHTGTITDGKEWGRESELGYTVQSGSLKNLTMRWRNSSMRRDYSNNEFDENRLIVSYPVSLL; encoded by the coding sequence ATGAGCACTTTTCGCCCGCGCCAGCTCTTGCTGGCCACCGCTGTCGCCAGCCTTGCCCTTCCCGTCGTCGCCGAAGAACACGGTTTCCTGGAAGACGCCAGCGCCAACCTCAACTTGCGTAATTTCTTCTTCAACCGCAATTTCACCAACCCCACCAAGACCCAGGGCGGCGCGCAGGAGTGGACGCAGAGTTTCATTCTCGACGCCAAGTCCGGCTTTACCCAGGGCACGGTGGGGTTCGGTGTGGACGTGTTGGGCATGTACTCGCTCAAGCTCGATGGCGGGCGCGGCACCGGCGGCACGCAGTTGTTGCCGCTGGATCATGACGGCCGGCCGGCGGATGAGTTCGGACGCCTCGGCGTGGCGTTTAAAGCGCGGATTTTGAAGACTGAATTGAAGGTCGGCGAATGGATGCCGGTGCTGCCGATCCTGCGCTCGGACGACGGCCGTTCCCTGCCGCAAACCCTGCGCGGCGGGCAGGTCACGTCGAAGGAGATCGACGGCCTGACCCTCTACGGCGGCCAGTTCCGCGCCAACAGCCCGCGTGACGACAGCAGCATGTCGGACATGTCGATGACCGGTAAAACCGCGTTCACCTCAGACCGCTTCAACTTCCAGGGCGGCGAATACGCGTTCAACGATAAACGCACCCAAGTCGGCCTGTGGAATGCCCAACTCAAGGACATCTACAGCCAACAATACGTCAACCTGATCCACAGCCAGCCCCTCGGCGACTGGACCTTGGGCGCCAACCTCGGTTACTTCTACGGCAAGGAAGACGGCAGCGCCCGCGCTGGCGACCTGGACAACAAGACGTGGTCCGGCCTGTTCTCTGCCAAGTACGGCGGCAACACCTTCTACGTCGGCCTGCAAAAACTCACCGGCAATAACGCCTGGATGCGCGTCAACGGCACCAGCGGCGGCACCTTGGCCAACGACAGCTACAACTCCAGCTACGACAACGCCCAGGAAAAATCCTGGCAAGTGCGCCACGACTACAACTTCGCCGCCCTCGGCGTACCGGGCCTGACCTTGATGAACCGCTATATCAGCGGCAGCAACGTACACACCGGCACCATCACCGACGGCAAGGAATGGGGCCGCGAAAGCGAACTGGGCTACACCGTGCAAAGCGGCAGTCTGAAAAACCTGACAATGCGCTGGCGCAACTCCAGCATGCGTCGCGACTACAGCAACAACGAGTTTGACGAAAACCGGTTGATCGTCAGTTACCCGGTAAGTCTGCTGTAA
- a CDS encoding MFS family transporter has protein sequence MTTTTSHYTGEERSKRIFAIVGASSGNLVEWFDFYVYAFCAIYFAPAFFPSDDPTVQLLNTAGVFAAGFLMRPIGGWLFGRVADKHGRKNSMMISVLMMCAGSLVIAFLPTYKDIGAWAPALLLVARLFQGLSVGGEYGTTATYMSEVALKGQRGFFASFQYVTLIGGQLLAVLVVVILQQILTEDELRAWGWRIPFVIGAIAAVISLLLRRTLKETTSQETRQDKDAGSVAALFRNHKAAFITVLGYTAGGSLIFYTFTTYMQKYLVNTAGMHAKTASYIMTGALFVYMCMQPLFGMLSDKIGRRNSMLWFGALGTLCTVPILLTLKTVTSPFLAFVLISLALAIVSFYTSISGLVKAEMFPPHVRALGVGLAYAVANAIFGGSAEYVALGLKSMGMENTFYWYVTGMMAVAFLFSLRLPKQAEYLHHDL, from the coding sequence ATGACAACAACCACCAGTCACTACACCGGAGAAGAGCGCAGCAAACGGATCTTTGCGATTGTCGGTGCCTCCTCCGGCAACCTCGTCGAATGGTTCGACTTCTACGTCTACGCCTTCTGCGCCATCTACTTTGCTCCCGCGTTTTTCCCTTCGGACGACCCCACGGTCCAACTGCTCAACACCGCTGGTGTATTCGCCGCCGGGTTCCTGATGCGCCCCATCGGCGGCTGGTTGTTTGGCCGGGTGGCCGACAAGCACGGTCGCAAAAACTCGATGATGATCTCGGTGCTGATGATGTGTGCCGGCTCGTTGGTCATCGCCTTCCTGCCCACCTACAAAGACATCGGCGCCTGGGCTCCGGCGTTGCTGCTGGTGGCGCGGTTGTTCCAGGGCTTGTCGGTGGGTGGCGAATACGGCACCACCGCGACCTACATGAGTGAAGTTGCACTCAAAGGCCAGCGTGGCTTCTTCGCCTCGTTCCAGTACGTCACCCTCATCGGCGGGCAACTGCTGGCGGTGCTGGTGGTGGTGATCCTGCAACAGATCCTCACCGAAGACGAACTGCGCGCCTGGGGCTGGCGGATTCCGTTCGTGATTGGCGCCATTGCGGCGGTGATCTCCCTGCTGCTGCGCCGCACCCTCAAGGAAACCACCAGCCAGGAAACCCGCCAGGACAAAGATGCTGGCAGCGTCGCCGCGTTGTTTCGCAATCACAAAGCCGCCTTCATCACCGTGCTCGGCTACACCGCCGGCGGTTCGCTGATTTTCTACACCTTCACGACCTACATGCAGAAGTACCTGGTGAACACCGCTGGGATGCACGCCAAGACCGCCAGCTACATCATGACCGGCGCGCTGTTTGTGTACATGTGCATGCAGCCGCTGTTCGGCATGCTCTCGGACAAGATCGGTCGACGCAACTCGATGCTGTGGTTCGGCGCCCTCGGCACCCTGTGCACCGTGCCGATCCTGCTGACCCTGAAAACCGTGACCAGCCCGTTCCTGGCGTTTGTGCTGATCTCTCTGGCGTTGGCTATCGTGAGTTTCTACACCTCGATCAGCGGCCTGGTGAAAGCCGAGATGTTCCCGCCCCATGTGCGCGCACTGGGTGTGGGCCTGGCCTATGCGGTGGCGAACGCGATCTTCGGTGGCTCGGCGGAATACGTGGCCTTGGGCCTTAAGTCCATGGGCATGGAAAACACCTTCTATTGGTATGTCACTGGCATGATGGCCGTGGCCTTCCTGTTCAGCTTGCGCCTGCCGAAACAGGCGGAGTACTTGCACCACGATTTGTAA
- a CDS encoding polysaccharide deacetylase family protein, giving the protein MKCFAIASAVLALAVSLSGCIGAPIALTPQTEQRLQTQAPIRFLLTFDDGPSASGYNNPSRSVVADLADNPVLPGIKAVFFLQTEAARSGGSSRGRKTMEREYAGGHILAFHTATAFHTNHRWLNNAELQSTLAQGSADIASITGAPPVLVRPPFWNYDRRTFAAYQRQGMHVLLTDLSANDGKIWGFNGSPRRRANLYRQLSVVRERIALGELPTVDGVIPVVVTFHDINRYTARHMQEYLQILLDSAQVTGMKTAAEPFYTDRGALERAALSRTVKAVSEEVHLPGVWNWVWDADSH; this is encoded by the coding sequence ATGAAATGCTTCGCCATCGCATCCGCCGTGCTGGCCCTGGCCGTGAGCCTCAGTGGCTGCATCGGCGCGCCCATCGCCCTGACGCCACAGACTGAACAGCGCCTGCAAACCCAGGCGCCAATCCGCTTTCTGCTGACGTTCGATGACGGCCCGAGTGCCTCGGGCTACAACAACCCGAGCCGTTCAGTGGTGGCCGATCTGGCAGACAACCCGGTGTTGCCTGGGATCAAGGCAGTGTTTTTCCTACAGACCGAAGCGGCCCGCTCCGGCGGCAGTTCACGGGGTCGCAAGACCATGGAACGTGAGTACGCGGGCGGCCATATCCTGGCCTTCCACACTGCCACGGCGTTTCATACCAACCACCGCTGGCTGAACAACGCCGAACTGCAAAGCACCCTCGCCCAGGGGTCTGCCGATATCGCCTCGATCACCGGCGCCCCGCCGGTGCTGGTGCGCCCGCCGTTCTGGAACTACGACCGCCGCACCTTCGCCGCCTACCAACGCCAGGGTATGCACGTACTGCTGACTGACTTGAGTGCCAATGACGGCAAGATCTGGGGCTTCAACGGCAGCCCGCGCCGCCGCGCCAACCTGTATCGACAGCTGTCGGTGGTGCGCGAGCGCATCGCGTTGGGCGAGTTACCGACGGTGGATGGGGTGATTCCGGTGGTGGTGACTTTCCACGATATCAACCGCTACACCGCACGGCATATGCAGGAGTACCTGCAGATCCTGCTGGACAGTGCCCAGGTCACCGGCATGAAAACCGCCGCCGAGCCGTTCTATACCGACCGTGGCGCACTCGAACGTGCAGCGCTGTCACGCACCGTGAAGGCTGTCAGTGAGGAAGTGCATTTACCGGGCGTGTGGAATTGGGTGTGGGACGCCGACTCCCACTGA
- the pcaH gene encoding protocatechuate 3,4-dioxygenase subunit beta — protein sequence MSDKPGYRRPQAGTQPDYLHPAYQSTNLRSPSQPLVFLPHSLSEITGPTIGAERINEKDNDLTAQHEGEPQGERIIIHGRVLDENGLPVPGILVEIWQANAAGRYNHKRDLHDAPLDPNFTGTGRTVTDADGWYQFQTIKPGAYPWGNHHNAWRPAHIHFSLFGPSVLTRLVTQMYFPGDPLLEYDPIYNCVPDTSAKQRLIASFDLEKTIPSYALGYRWDIVLRGRDATPMEK from the coding sequence ATGAGTGACAAGCCCGGTTACCGGCGCCCGCAAGCGGGCACTCAACCTGATTACCTGCACCCGGCCTACCAGTCGACGAACCTGCGTTCGCCGTCCCAGCCGTTGGTGTTCCTGCCCCATTCCTTGTCGGAAATCACCGGTCCGACCATCGGCGCCGAGCGGATCAACGAGAAGGACAACGACCTCACCGCCCAGCATGAAGGCGAGCCCCAGGGCGAACGCATCATCATTCACGGCCGTGTATTGGATGAAAATGGCCTGCCGGTGCCGGGCATCCTCGTGGAGATCTGGCAGGCCAACGCCGCCGGTCGCTACAACCACAAGCGTGACCTGCACGACGCGCCGCTGGACCCGAACTTCACCGGCACCGGCCGCACCGTCACCGACGCCGATGGCTGGTACCAGTTCCAGACCATCAAGCCCGGCGCCTACCCGTGGGGCAACCACCACAACGCGTGGCGCCCGGCGCATATCCACTTTTCGCTGTTCGGCCCCAGCGTGCTGACGCGCTTGGTCACGCAGATGTATTTTCCCGGCGACCCGCTGCTCGAATACGACCCGATCTACAACTGTGTGCCGGACACCTCGGCCAAGCAGCGCCTGATCGCCAGCTTCGACCTGGAAAAAACCATCCCTTCCTATGCCCTCGGCTACCGCTGGGACATCGTCCTGCGCGGCCGCGACGCCACGCCGATGGAGAAATGA
- the pcaC gene encoding 4-carboxymuconolactone decarboxylase: MDEKQRYADGLQVRREVLGDAHVDRSLNALTEFNSEFQNMITRHAWGDIWTRPGLPRHTRSLITIAMLIGMNRNDELKLHLRAAASNGVTRAEIKEVLMQSAIYCGIPAANATFHLAESVWDELGVESRQPG, encoded by the coding sequence GTGGACGAGAAACAACGTTACGCCGACGGCCTGCAAGTGCGCCGCGAAGTGCTGGGCGACGCCCATGTCGACCGCAGCCTCAATGCCCTGACCGAATTCAACAGCGAATTCCAGAACATGATCACCCGCCACGCCTGGGGTGATATCTGGACCCGTCCGGGCTTGCCTCGGCACACCCGCAGCCTGATCACCATTGCGATGCTGATCGGCATGAACCGCAACGATGAATTGAAGCTGCACCTGCGCGCCGCTGCGAGCAACGGTGTAACCCGTGCCGAGATCAAGGAAGTGTTGATGCAAAGTGCGATCTACTGCGGGATCCCGGCGGCGAATGCCACCTTCCACTTGGCTGAGTCGGTGTGGGATGAATTGGGCGTTGAGTCCCGGCAACCAGGGTAG
- a CDS encoding CoA-transferase subunit beta — protein sequence MMAYSTNEMMTVAAARRLKNGSVCFVGIGLPSKAANLARLTSSPDVVLIYESGPIGAKPSVLPLSIGDGELAETADTVVPTGEIFRYWLQGGRIDVGFLGAAQVDRFGNINTTVVGDYHQPKVRLPGAGGAPEIAGSAKSVLIILKQSSRSFVDKLDFITSVGHGEGGDSRKRLGLPGAGPVGIITDLCIMEPEEGTHEFVVTALHPGVTREQVVAATGWAVRFADHVSATAEPTEVELTALRDLEARTAAAHGQAPGEA from the coding sequence GTGATGGCTTACTCGACCAACGAAATGATGACCGTCGCCGCTGCGCGCCGCCTCAAGAACGGCTCCGTGTGCTTCGTTGGCATCGGCCTGCCCTCGAAAGCGGCCAACCTGGCGCGCCTGACCTCGTCGCCCGACGTGGTGCTGATCTACGAGTCCGGCCCGATTGGCGCCAAGCCTTCGGTACTGCCGCTGTCCATCGGTGATGGCGAGTTGGCGGAAACCGCTGACACCGTGGTGCCCACCGGTGAAATCTTCCGCTACTGGTTGCAAGGCGGGCGCATTGACGTCGGCTTTCTCGGCGCGGCCCAGGTCGACCGCTTCGGCAACATCAACACCACCGTGGTCGGTGACTATCACCAGCCCAAAGTACGCCTGCCGGGTGCCGGTGGCGCGCCGGAGATCGCCGGTTCTGCCAAGAGCGTGTTGATCATCCTCAAGCAGTCGTCCCGTTCGTTCGTGGACAAGCTGGACTTCATCACCTCCGTCGGTCACGGCGAAGGCGGCGATTCACGCAAACGCCTGGGCCTGCCGGGCGCCGGTCCTGTCGGAATTATTACCGACCTGTGCATCATGGAGCCGGAAGAGGGCACCCATGAGTTCGTCGTCACCGCGCTGCACCCCGGCGTGACCCGCGAGCAAGTGGTGGCCGCGACCGGTTGGGCGGTTCGCTTTGCCGACCACGTGAGCGCCACTGCCGAACCGACCGAGGTCGAGCTGACCGCCCTGCGTGACCTCGAAGCCCGCACGGCCGCCGCCCACGGCCAAGCACCCGGAGAAGCCTGA
- a CDS encoding 3-carboxy-cis,cis-muconate cycloisomerase, translating to MTLRTSNQLFDAYFTADSMAEVFCDQGRLQGMLDFEAGLARAEARVGLIPQAAVAPIAQACLASLYDVDALGVAIASAGNSAIPLVKALGKLIASEDASAERYVHLGATSQDVMDTGLVLQLRRALVLIENDLARLGDVLAAQAQRYATTPMAGRTWLQHATPVTLGMKIAGWLGAVTRSRQRLAELKPRLLVLQFGGASGTLAALGEQAMPVAQALAAQLQLTLPEQPWHTQRDRLVEFASVLGLIAGSLGKLGRDVSLLMQTEAAEVFEPSAPGKGGSSTMPHKRNPVGAAVLISAATRVPGLVSTMFSAMPQEHERSLGLWHAEWETLPEICRLVSGALQQALLVSEGLEVDPERMKHNLDLTQGLVLAEAVSIVLAQRLGRETAHHLLEQCCKRAVAEGRHLRAVLADEPQITAELSAIELDRLLDPAHYLGQAQTWVTRAVTEHVELTA from the coding sequence ATGACACTGCGCACGAGCAACCAATTGTTCGACGCCTACTTCACCGCTGACAGCATGGCCGAGGTGTTCTGCGACCAGGGGCGCTTGCAGGGCATGCTGGATTTCGAGGCAGGTTTGGCCCGCGCCGAGGCGCGGGTTGGGTTGATTCCCCAGGCCGCGGTCGCACCGATTGCCCAGGCGTGCCTGGCGTCGTTGTACGACGTGGACGCACTCGGCGTGGCAATTGCCAGCGCGGGTAATTCGGCGATTCCGTTGGTCAAGGCACTGGGCAAGTTGATCGCCAGTGAAGATGCCAGTGCCGAACGCTACGTGCATCTGGGCGCGACCAGCCAGGATGTGATGGACACTGGTCTGGTGCTGCAATTGCGGCGCGCATTGGTGTTGATCGAAAACGACCTTGCGCGCTTGGGGGATGTGCTCGCCGCCCAGGCCCAGCGTTACGCGACCACACCGATGGCCGGGCGCACCTGGTTGCAGCACGCAACGCCCGTCACCTTGGGGATGAAAATCGCCGGTTGGCTGGGCGCCGTGACGCGCAGTCGCCAACGTCTTGCCGAGCTGAAACCGCGCCTGTTGGTGCTGCAATTCGGCGGCGCTTCCGGCACCTTGGCCGCGCTCGGAGAGCAGGCGATGCCCGTGGCACAAGCCCTGGCGGCGCAGTTGCAACTGACCCTGCCCGAACAACCCTGGCACACTCAGCGTGATCGCCTGGTGGAGTTCGCCAGCGTGCTCGGCCTGATCGCCGGCAGCCTCGGCAAGCTGGGCAGGGACGTCAGCCTGCTGATGCAGACCGAAGCGGCGGAAGTGTTCGAACCGTCGGCGCCGGGTAAAGGTGGCTCGTCGACCATGCCGCACAAGCGCAATCCAGTCGGCGCTGCCGTGTTGATCAGTGCGGCCACCCGCGTGCCTGGGTTGGTCTCGACGATGTTCAGCGCCATGCCTCAGGAGCACGAACGCAGCCTGGGCCTGTGGCATGCCGAATGGGAAACCTTGCCAGAGATTTGCCGGTTGGTTTCCGGTGCCTTGCAACAGGCGCTGCTGGTGAGCGAAGGCTTGGAAGTCGACCCCGAACGCATGAAGCACAACCTCGACCTGACCCAGGGCCTGGTACTGGCCGAAGCCGTGAGCATCGTGCTTGCCCAACGCCTTGGCCGCGAAACCGCGCATCACCTGCTGGAGCAGTGCTGCAAACGCGCGGTTGCCGAAGGGCGCCATCTACGCGCCGTCCTTGCAGACGAACCGCAGATCACTGCCGAGTTGTCCGCAATCGAACTGGACCGCCTGCTCGACCCCGCCCACTATTTGGGCCAGGCGCAGACCTGGGTTACTCGCGCTGTCACCGAACACGTTGAACTGACTGCCTAA
- the pcaF gene encoding 3-oxoadipyl-CoA thiolase, with protein MMRDVFICDAIRTPIGRFGGGLATVRADDLAALPIKALMERNPSVDWSAVDEVFLGCANQAGEDNRNVARMALLLAGLPETIPGVTLNRLCASGMDAIGTAFRAIASGEMELTIAGGVESMSRAPFVMGKADAAFSRNMKLEDTTIGWRFINPLMKDQYGVDAMPQTADNVADDYKVSRADQDAFALRSQQRTAAAQAAGYFAEEIVPVRVAHKKGETVVDHDEHPRDTTLEALTKLKPVNGPDKTVTAGNASGVNDGAAALILASAEAVKKHGLTARARVLGMASAGVAPRVMGIGPVPAVRKLVERLGLAVTDFDVIELNEAFASQGLAVLRELGIADDASQVNPNGGAIALGHPLGMSGARLVLTALHQLEKTGGRKGLATMCVGVGQGLALAIERI; from the coding sequence CTGATGCGTGACGTATTTATCTGCGATGCCATCCGCACGCCCATCGGCCGTTTCGGCGGTGGCCTGGCCACGGTGCGTGCCGACGACTTGGCCGCGCTGCCGATCAAGGCGTTGATGGAACGCAACCCGTCGGTGGACTGGAGTGCGGTGGACGAGGTGTTCCTGGGCTGCGCCAACCAGGCCGGCGAAGACAACCGTAACGTTGCACGCATGGCGCTGTTGTTGGCGGGCCTGCCGGAGACTATTCCCGGCGTGACCCTCAACCGTTTGTGCGCCTCGGGCATGGACGCCATCGGCACCGCGTTTCGCGCCATCGCCAGTGGCGAAATGGAGCTGACGATTGCCGGGGGCGTCGAGTCGATGTCCCGCGCACCGTTCGTGATGGGCAAGGCCGACGCGGCGTTTTCACGCAACATGAAGCTGGAAGACACCACCATCGGCTGGCGCTTTATCAACCCGCTGATGAAGGACCAATACGGCGTGGATGCGATGCCGCAGACCGCCGATAACGTGGCCGACGATTACAAGGTGTCTCGTGCTGATCAGGACGCTTTTGCCCTGCGCAGCCAGCAACGTACGGCTGCCGCCCAGGCTGCCGGTTACTTTGCTGAAGAAATCGTGCCGGTGCGTGTCGCCCATAAAAAAGGCGAAACCGTGGTGGACCATGATGAGCACCCACGCGACACCACCCTTGAAGCCCTGACCAAACTCAAGCCAGTCAACGGCCCCGACAAGACCGTCACCGCCGGCAATGCTTCGGGTGTGAACGATGGTGCGGCGGCGCTGATTTTGGCGTCCGCCGAAGCGGTCAAGAAACACGGCCTCACCGCCCGTGCCCGTGTGTTGGGCATGGCCAGTGCCGGTGTCGCCCCGCGTGTGATGGGCATCGGCCCGGTGCCAGCGGTGCGCAAGCTGGTGGAGCGCCTGGGTTTGGCGGTTACCGACTTTGACGTGATCGAACTCAACGAAGCCTTCGCCAGCCAAGGCCTGGCAGTGCTGCGCGAGCTGGGCATTGCCGACGACGCCTCCCAGGTCAACCCGAACGGCGGCGCCATCGCCCTCGGTCACCCATTGGGCATGAGCGGTGCGCGGTTGGTACTGACAGCCCTGCACCAGTTGGAAAAAACCGGTGGCCGCAAAGGCCTGGCGACCATGTGTGTCGGCGTCGGCCAAGGGTTGGCCCTGGCGATTGAACGCATCTAA
- the pcaD gene encoding 3-oxoadipate enol-lactonase: MPFVKLAEGDLHYQLDGPVDAPVLVLSNSLGTDLHMWDIQIPAFTKHFRVLRFDTRGHGKSLVTEGPYSIEQLGHDVLALLDALDIQRAHFCGLSMGGLIGQWLGIHAGARLNRLVVCNTAAKIGTPQIWNPRIETVLRDGAAAMVALRDASIARWFTADFAAANPHQAQQITDMLASTSPEGYAANCAAVRDADFREQLASIKVPTLVIAGTEDAVTPPAGSHFIQNHVRGAEYAEFYAAHLSNVQAGAAFSDRVIEFLLAR, translated from the coding sequence GTGCCATTTGTAAAACTCGCCGAAGGCGACCTGCACTACCAACTCGATGGCCCCGTGGATGCGCCGGTACTGGTGCTGTCCAACTCATTGGGCACCGACCTGCATATGTGGGACATCCAGATCCCGGCCTTCACCAAGCATTTTCGCGTGCTGCGCTTCGATACCCGTGGCCACGGCAAATCCCTGGTCACCGAGGGGCCCTATAGCATCGAGCAATTGGGCCATGACGTGCTTGCCTTGCTCGATGCGCTGGATATCCAACGTGCGCATTTTTGCGGGCTGTCCATGGGCGGTTTGATCGGCCAATGGCTGGGTATCCACGCGGGGGCTCGCCTGAACCGCCTGGTGGTGTGCAACACCGCCGCCAAAATCGGCACGCCGCAGATCTGGAACCCGCGCATCGAGACGGTGCTGCGCGATGGCGCGGCGGCGATGGTTGCCCTGCGTGATGCTTCCATTGCGCGCTGGTTCACCGCTGATTTTGCGGCAGCCAACCCGCATCAGGCGCAGCAGATTACCGACATGCTCGCGTCCACCTCACCCGAGGGTTACGCCGCCAACTGCGCCGCAGTGCGGGATGCGGATTTTCGTGAGCAACTGGCCTCCATCAAAGTCCCGACCCTGGTAATTGCCGGCACCGAAGATGCCGTCACACCGCCGGCCGGTAGCCACTTCATCCAGAACCATGTGAGGGGGGCCGAGTACGCTGAGTTCTACGCGGCGCACCTGTCCAACGTTCAGGCCGGTGCAGCGTTCAGCGACCGCGTGATTGAATTTTTGCTAGCCCGTTGA
- the pcaG gene encoding protocatechuate 3,4-dioxygenase subunit alpha — translation MSLYATTSHTVGPYYHIGLTWLNREDLTVAATLGERVAISGQVVDGNGDVVNDAMLEVWQANAAGKYDHPEDEQDKAVDPNFEGFGRVPVDAEGRFRFTTIKPGAVPGLKGTTQAPHLVVLVFARGLVKHLLTRIYFDGEVLNGDDALLACVPAERRSTLIAKQDEQGVYQWNVILQGTDKETVFFDY, via the coding sequence ATGAGCCTTTACGCAACCACGTCCCACACCGTCGGGCCGTACTACCACATCGGCCTGACCTGGCTGAACCGTGAAGACTTGACCGTGGCCGCCACCCTTGGCGAACGCGTGGCGATCAGCGGGCAAGTGGTGGATGGCAACGGTGATGTGGTCAACGACGCCATGCTTGAAGTCTGGCAGGCCAACGCCGCCGGCAAGTACGACCACCCGGAGGACGAGCAGGACAAGGCCGTCGACCCAAACTTCGAAGGTTTCGGCCGGGTGCCGGTGGACGCCGAAGGGCGTTTTCGCTTTACCACCATCAAGCCGGGCGCTGTTCCGGGCCTGAAGGGCACGACCCAGGCGCCGCACCTGGTGGTACTGGTGTTTGCCCGTGGCTTGGTGAAGCACTTGCTGACGCGGATTTATTTTGACGGTGAGGTGCTCAATGGCGATGACGCGCTGCTGGCGTGTGTACCGGCTGAGCGGCGTAGCACCTTGATTGCCAAGCAGGATGAGCAGGGTGTGTATCAGTGGAATGTGATTTTGCAGGGGACGGATAAGGAGACGGTGTTTTTTGATTATTGA